The following are encoded in a window of Polynucleobacter sp. VK25 genomic DNA:
- a CDS encoding class I adenylate-forming enzyme family protein — MFPIDFFWRAAQRWPDRVAIDTPAGPIHYATLSARVKALASGLTALDPTLQSRVAICAGNNADHITALLAILACGKVWVPLNPKSTHPEIQRIIHVTEPSIVILDATNQDLLKGAPGAWIYTGMDSGPSARSMDELIHLHEDAPQPSFELPLDAIQAIKFTGGTTGAPKGVMQPYRAWMANISNQIQVWGFDEHERYVVAAPITHGTSTYIVPILAQGGCHVILDGAGAEVVRSAFRDRRGTVCFMPPTLVYMLMALPNASRNDFPKLRRLIYGGAPMPPEQVRKVRDFFGPVLGTTYGQTEAPQILTVMLPEDFEDPNNWAAVGRPTWFSDVAIMSPEGKLLPTGEIGEVVARGDLLMNGYWRMPEKTAETIIEGWLHTGDRGLIDERGFLYLKDRLKDIVITGGFNVYPVDVENALSQHPAVHECLVFGLPDEKWGETVQAAVQLHPGQQADEAELIAFVRNLLGPVQTPKRVHFYESLPRSNVGKLLKSAVIQKLQTPT, encoded by the coding sequence ATGTTTCCTATTGATTTCTTTTGGCGGGCTGCACAACGCTGGCCCGACCGCGTCGCCATTGATACCCCTGCGGGTCCGATTCATTACGCAACGCTGTCTGCTCGAGTAAAAGCGCTAGCATCAGGTCTTACCGCTTTAGATCCGACACTACAGAGTCGAGTTGCCATATGTGCCGGCAATAACGCCGATCACATTACTGCCCTACTTGCCATTTTAGCTTGTGGCAAGGTTTGGGTCCCACTGAATCCTAAGAGTACGCATCCAGAGATACAACGCATCATCCATGTCACTGAGCCATCCATCGTTATTTTGGATGCTACCAATCAAGATCTACTTAAAGGCGCTCCAGGGGCTTGGATTTACACAGGCATGGACTCTGGCCCATCCGCACGCAGTATGGATGAACTAATTCATCTACATGAGGATGCGCCACAACCCTCTTTTGAATTACCTTTAGATGCAATTCAAGCAATCAAATTTACTGGCGGTACCACCGGCGCTCCTAAAGGTGTGATGCAGCCCTACCGCGCTTGGATGGCGAACATTAGCAACCAGATTCAGGTGTGGGGGTTTGATGAGCATGAGCGCTATGTAGTTGCCGCTCCGATTACCCATGGCACATCTACCTATATCGTCCCCATCTTGGCGCAAGGCGGCTGTCATGTGATCTTGGATGGCGCAGGTGCTGAGGTGGTGAGATCAGCCTTCCGCGATCGAAGGGGTACTGTCTGCTTCATGCCGCCAACACTGGTTTATATGCTGATGGCTTTGCCGAATGCATCCAGAAATGATTTTCCAAAGTTACGCAGACTGATTTATGGAGGGGCACCAATGCCTCCAGAGCAAGTTCGTAAGGTTCGGGATTTCTTTGGGCCAGTATTAGGCACAACGTACGGGCAAACCGAAGCACCACAGATTTTGACAGTCATGCTTCCAGAGGACTTTGAAGATCCCAATAACTGGGCTGCAGTTGGAAGGCCTACCTGGTTTAGTGATGTAGCGATTATGTCTCCTGAAGGCAAGTTATTGCCCACCGGTGAAATCGGTGAAGTCGTTGCTCGTGGTGACCTACTGATGAATGGCTATTGGCGCATGCCTGAGAAAACGGCTGAAACCATTATTGAAGGCTGGTTACATACAGGCGATCGTGGCTTAATTGATGAGCGCGGATTTTTATACCTTAAAGATCGCCTCAAAGACATCGTGATTACCGGTGGCTTTAACGTCTACCCAGTGGATGTTGAGAATGCTCTAAGTCAGCATCCTGCTGTTCATGAATGCCTTGTCTTTGGCCTCCCCGATGAAAAATGGGGAGAAACTGTCCAAGCTGCAGTTCAGTTACATCCTGGGCAACAGGCAGATGAGGCAGAATTAATCGCGTTTGTACGCAATTTGCTTGGACCAGTTCAGACCCCTAAGCGTGTGCATTTTTACGAGAGCTTGCCACGCTCCAATGTGGGTAAGTTGCTGAAGAGTGCCGTGATTCAAAAACTTCAAACGCCTACCTAA
- a CDS encoding tripartite tricarboxylate transporter substrate binding protein: MSLLFTPKKGLLAVFAALITAASMPALAQSSAAWPTKPIKIIVGYSAGGATDVLTRLVSVSMGTTLGQSIVVENRPGANSNVGAEIVARSPADGYTLYAFSIANTINATLYPNLSYDPIKDFEPVGMIAKIPNILVVNPNLPVKTVADYVRYAKDSKDGVTFASSGSGSSIHLSGEMFKMQAKIQMLHIPYKGSAPAVTDLLGGQVESMFDNAPSALPHIKAGKLRPIAITSAQRSPFLPDVPTIAESGYPGFDVQSWFALVAPAGTPKPIVTQLNAALNKALNSPEVRQRMQELAATPEPGSPEKMAAFEASEVKRWRDVVKASGAKAE, translated from the coding sequence ATGTCTTTACTTTTCACACCTAAAAAAGGTTTGCTGGCAGTTTTTGCCGCCCTCATTACGGCCGCCTCAATGCCAGCCCTAGCGCAGTCATCAGCAGCATGGCCGACTAAACCCATCAAAATTATTGTTGGCTATTCGGCCGGCGGCGCTACTGATGTATTAACGCGCCTGGTATCGGTCAGTATGGGCACTACCTTGGGTCAATCTATCGTGGTTGAAAATCGCCCCGGCGCAAACAGCAACGTAGGCGCTGAAATCGTAGCTCGCTCACCTGCGGATGGCTATACGCTATACGCATTCTCAATTGCAAACACAATTAATGCCACGCTCTACCCTAACCTGAGCTATGACCCCATTAAAGATTTCGAACCAGTAGGCATGATTGCCAAGATTCCAAATATCCTGGTGGTTAATCCAAACTTGCCAGTAAAAACTGTAGCTGACTATGTGCGCTATGCCAAAGATTCAAAGGATGGGGTAACCTTTGCTTCCTCAGGCAGCGGCTCATCTATTCACCTCTCCGGTGAAATGTTTAAGATGCAGGCAAAGATTCAAATGCTGCATATTCCATACAAAGGTAGCGCTCCTGCGGTAACGGATTTGCTTGGCGGTCAAGTGGAATCCATGTTCGACAATGCTCCTTCTGCATTGCCCCACATTAAAGCCGGAAAACTCCGTCCGATTGCTATCACTAGTGCGCAACGCTCTCCGTTTTTACCGGATGTCCCTACGATTGCCGAATCAGGCTATCCAGGTTTTGATGTCCAGTCATGGTTTGCTCTGGTTGCCCCAGCCGGGACACCTAAACCCATCGTCACTCAATTAAATGCGGCCCTCAATAAAGCACTTAACTCACCTGAAGTACGTCAGCGTATGCAAGAGTTGGCTGCAACACCGGAGCCCGGCTCACCAGAAAAGATGGCTGCATTTGAGGCATCTGAAGTCAAGCGTTGGCGTGATGTAGTCAAAGCCTCTGGCGCTAAGGCTGAATAA
- a CDS encoding Smr/MutS family protein, giving the protein MRALFNQCPHCGSVNLPILSSDTIELNIKQDGPYVEEALDRLTDYLRKSLEIGIKAIVLIHGYGSSGEGGRIKWAIHDALENNRYSDRVEEYYFGEEVPFASEAYHALLKRRPGLKRYLKRFKEGNAGMTVLLLGSQARSA; this is encoded by the coding sequence ATGCGGGCACTGTTTAATCAGTGTCCGCATTGCGGTTCTGTCAATTTGCCAATCTTGAGTTCAGACACGATTGAGCTCAATATCAAGCAGGATGGGCCATATGTGGAAGAGGCTTTAGACCGCCTGACGGATTACTTACGTAAATCCTTAGAAATAGGGATCAAAGCCATTGTGCTGATTCATGGCTATGGGTCTAGTGGGGAGGGTGGGCGAATTAAATGGGCCATCCATGACGCTCTGGAAAATAACCGCTACTCAGACAGGGTGGAAGAGTACTACTTTGGTGAAGAGGTTCCTTTTGCCAGCGAGGCCTACCATGCCTTACTCAAACGTCGTCCTGGATTAAAGCGTTACCTCAAGCGCTTCAAAGAAGGTAATGCTGGCATGACTGTTTTATTGCTGGGATCTCAGGCTAGAAGTGCTTAG
- a CDS encoding YqjD family protein, protein MTAKKIDHAVVHDDHPAGAESLIGEFKSLMADAEALIKATEDHPGAAISSIRNKALETLAGAKESLSGVEGRMLDKAKVAAEGADDFVHRNPWEAVGVAAGLGLLIGLFIGRR, encoded by the coding sequence ATGACTGCTAAGAAAATCGACCATGCTGTTGTCCATGATGACCATCCAGCTGGCGCAGAAAGTCTCATTGGTGAATTTAAATCTTTAATGGCTGATGCTGAGGCATTAATCAAGGCGACAGAAGATCATCCTGGCGCTGCTATTAGCTCTATTCGCAATAAAGCCCTGGAAACTTTGGCCGGTGCCAAAGAGAGTCTTTCAGGTGTCGAGGGCAGGATGCTGGATAAAGCAAAGGTTGCAGCTGAAGGTGCGGATGATTTTGTTCATCGCAATCCTTGGGAGGCTGTTGGAGTTGCAGCGGGCTTAGGTTTGCTCATTGGTTTATTTATTGGCCGTCGCTAG
- a CDS encoding phage holin family protein — translation MSQENLLSSIKGLATTGASIAQTRLELLSLDVQIARSKFVSLLVMIISALFFLFFGLVMLALLIVIYSWETDRMMALGLLTGAFLSIGIILALLIAQSLRKMPRLFEASITELAKDREALSK, via the coding sequence ATGTCTCAAGAAAATCTACTTTCCTCCATCAAAGGTCTTGCTACAACTGGAGCATCAATTGCCCAAACACGTTTAGAGCTTTTATCTTTGGATGTGCAAATTGCCAGAAGTAAATTTGTTAGCTTGTTGGTCATGATTATTAGCGCTCTATTCTTTTTGTTCTTTGGCCTAGTCATGTTGGCATTGCTCATCGTAATTTATAGCTGGGAGACTGATCGAATGATGGCTCTCGGTTTATTAACAGGTGCCTTCCTATCTATCGGAATCATCTTGGCCCTGTTGATTGCGCAGTCACTTCGCAAGATGCCAAGATTATTTGAGGCTTCAATCACTGAATTGGCCAAAGATCGCGAAGCGCTTTCAAAATGA
- a CDS encoding YqjK-like family protein — MSAKLEALERRQQELQHQAHRERKEFAEHFEAWEKPLSWADKGIDAVNFLKSNPILWTSAFAALAHYKPKLASKALAVGWGAMKIIKTAKKLV; from the coding sequence ATGAGCGCCAAACTAGAGGCGCTTGAGCGACGCCAGCAAGAACTCCAGCATCAGGCACACCGTGAGCGTAAGGAGTTTGCTGAGCATTTTGAGGCTTGGGAAAAGCCGCTATCCTGGGCGGACAAAGGAATAGATGCGGTCAACTTCCTCAAAAGCAATCCCATTCTGTGGACTAGCGCCTTTGCAGCGCTAGCGCATTACAAACCCAAATTGGCAAGCAAGGCACTTGCTGTGGGTTGGGGTGCTATGAAGATTATCAAGACTGCTAAAAAGCTCGTTTAA
- a CDS encoding adenine phosphoribosyltransferase, with protein sequence MNLLDYLPGVPDFPKPGVLFRDISPLLANPAAFKEAIRQLGEIAQQFDYTHILGIESRGFIFGSALAHHADKGLALARKPNKLPLASHREAYGLEYGNDALEIQQSTLPKGARVLLLDDVLATGGTLVAANRLTRSAGFEVVGAVTLLEITFLNGNALLNQSGIRHQSALKS encoded by the coding sequence ATGAATTTATTAGATTATCTACCCGGAGTTCCAGATTTTCCAAAACCCGGCGTCCTTTTTAGGGATATATCCCCACTACTAGCCAATCCAGCAGCTTTCAAGGAAGCTATTCGCCAGTTAGGTGAGATTGCCCAGCAATTTGATTACACCCATATCCTGGGAATTGAATCACGAGGCTTTATCTTTGGGTCAGCTCTAGCCCATCACGCAGATAAAGGCCTAGCTTTGGCTAGAAAGCCGAACAAACTTCCATTGGCGAGTCATCGTGAGGCTTATGGCTTGGAATATGGCAATGACGCTTTAGAGATTCAGCAATCTACCTTACCCAAAGGTGCAAGAGTACTGCTATTGGATGATGTCCTAGCTACCGGGGGAACGCTAGTTGCTGCGAACAGATTAACTCGTAGCGCTGGCTTTGAAGTCGTTGGTGCAGTGACTTTGTTGGAAATTACATTCTTAAATGGCAACGCGCTTTTAAATCAATCAGGCATTCGCCATCAGTCAGCATTAAAAAGTTAA
- a CDS encoding 5'-methylthioadenosine nucleosidase: MKTDLLIITALESELKRESLPQGVHIVYSGVGKINAAMTSIKAIHQYSPKRILNFGTAGKLKPELQGLLEIGKVIQRDMDAEPLAPRGSTPFCNRPQEYVSTGQFLCGSGDSFVTAYDPWLSSQGVDVVDMELFAIAAIAHEHNIPWQSFKYITDDANESSGEDWQAKVHHGQDLFLDRIQDILSN; the protein is encoded by the coding sequence ATGAAAACAGATCTCCTCATTATTACCGCATTAGAGTCCGAGCTCAAGCGTGAATCATTACCTCAAGGTGTGCACATTGTGTATTCCGGTGTTGGCAAAATTAATGCTGCCATGACCAGCATCAAAGCAATTCATCAATACTCACCAAAAAGAATATTGAACTTTGGTACAGCCGGAAAACTCAAACCAGAATTACAGGGGCTACTAGAAATCGGTAAAGTCATTCAGCGCGATATGGACGCTGAGCCCTTAGCACCTCGCGGCAGCACTCCTTTTTGTAATAGACCCCAGGAGTATGTGTCTACTGGGCAGTTTTTATGCGGATCTGGTGATAGCTTTGTGACTGCATATGATCCCTGGCTCAGCAGTCAAGGGGTTGATGTTGTTGATATGGAGCTATTTGCAATTGCTGCAATCGCACATGAACACAATATCCCTTGGCAGTCTTTTAAATACATCACAGATGATGCCAATGAGAGTTCTGGTGAGGACTGGCAGGCTAAAGTTCATCATGGCCAAGACCTTTTCCTAGATAGAATTCAGGACATATTAAGCAATTAG
- a CDS encoding alkane 1-monooxygenase, with the protein MSMVSATANEVWSDKRWLWLLSPSIPFAFTASIFAFSLTGEWLYLLFAPAIIHIAIPILDLTFGEDFSNPPESAVESLNKDFFYRLMVWLYVPFQMIGTVYGAWLAVTQSLDWYTYIALVFTVGSINGIGIGTAHELGHKQESVDRWLSKLALAPSMYGHFFVEHNRGHHKRVATPEDPASARMGEGFWSFLVRTVSGSLISAWDLERERLKRKGKGVWSIQNENLQAWSLTILLYGALIIWLGWPALVFLVLQGIYAASMLEVVNYVEHYGLLRHKENGEYVRCAPEHSWNSNHIVGNILLYHLQRHSDHHAHPTRRYQALRHFGEAPQLPGGYASMITLAYCPPLWFALMNKRVVRHYAGDMSKMNIHPSARPRLMKRWGAQ; encoded by the coding sequence ATGAGTATGGTGTCGGCAACTGCGAATGAAGTGTGGAGTGATAAGCGCTGGCTTTGGTTATTGAGTCCTTCAATTCCATTTGCTTTTACTGCCTCTATCTTTGCCTTCTCTTTGACGGGGGAGTGGCTATATTTACTCTTTGCCCCAGCGATCATTCATATCGCCATTCCTATCCTAGATCTGACGTTTGGTGAGGACTTTAGTAATCCCCCCGAGTCTGCTGTTGAAAGTCTAAACAAAGATTTTTTCTACCGCCTCATGGTTTGGCTCTATGTGCCATTTCAGATGATCGGCACTGTTTACGGAGCTTGGTTGGCAGTAACTCAATCCTTGGATTGGTATACCTATATCGCCTTGGTATTTACCGTTGGATCTATCAATGGTATTGGTATAGGGACAGCGCATGAACTAGGACACAAACAAGAATCTGTTGATCGTTGGCTTTCAAAATTAGCGCTAGCGCCCAGTATGTATGGTCACTTCTTTGTTGAGCATAATCGCGGTCATCACAAACGTGTAGCCACTCCCGAAGATCCCGCCAGCGCCCGCATGGGAGAGGGATTCTGGTCTTTTCTTGTCCGTACAGTGTCAGGAAGTCTGATTTCTGCATGGGATCTTGAGCGCGAGCGCTTAAAAAGAAAAGGGAAGGGTGTCTGGAGTATTCAGAATGAAAATCTGCAAGCATGGTCGCTCACCATTCTTTTATATGGCGCTCTCATCATTTGGCTGGGATGGCCTGCTCTCGTTTTCTTGGTTCTGCAGGGGATCTATGCTGCCTCGATGTTGGAGGTGGTCAATTATGTAGAGCACTATGGGTTACTGCGTCATAAAGAGAACGGCGAGTACGTTCGCTGTGCGCCCGAGCATTCCTGGAATAGCAATCACATTGTTGGCAATATTCTGTTGTATCACCTGCAACGCCATTCAGATCATCATGCCCACCCAACTCGGCGTTATCAAGCGTTGCGTCATTTTGGAGAGGCTCCTCAATTACCTGGTGGATATGCATCTATGATCACCTTGGCCTACTGTCCACCCCTTTGGTTCGCCTTAATGAATAAGCGAGTAGTGCGGCATTACGCTGGGGATATGAGCAAAATGAACATACACCCTTCAGCAAGGCCAAGACTGATGAAGCGTTGGGGCGCTCAATAA
- a CDS encoding GMC family oxidoreductase: MQPQAFDYIVVGGGSAGSVMAGRLSEDTGTSVALLEAGGEGDSWVVKTPAAAVAMLPTSINNYAFQTLPQKGLNGRRGYQPRGKCLGGSSAINAMIYTRGHPSDYDHWASLGNAGWSYKELLPYFKKSENNTKFKNEYHGNDGPLSVSTLQSHNPFQQIYLNAAKEAGFPVTEDFNGAEQEGLGIYQVTHKNGERWSAARGYLHPHMGKRSNLNVQTGVQVERILFEGKKAIGVAYTQGGKQHITRANKEVILCAGAFHSPQLLMVSGVGPKEQLNQLGIPVVHDLPGVGQNLQDHPDFIFGYSANSLDLIGISLGGTVKLAGEIVKYVRSRQGMIATNFAEAGGFLKTDPTLAAPDVQLHFVVSLVEDHARKLHMAHGYSCHVCVLRPKSRGQVTLATASMKDAPFIDPGFLEEEDDLETLVKGYQLTKRLMDAPTFTKIRKQDVFTPNVKTDDDIRKIIRGRADTVYHPVGTCKMGNDPMAVVDSTLKVHGIESLRVVDASIMPTLVGGNTNAPVIAIAEKAIDLIRADR; the protein is encoded by the coding sequence ATGCAGCCTCAGGCCTTTGATTACATTGTCGTAGGAGGTGGGTCTGCTGGAAGTGTCATGGCTGGGCGGCTTAGTGAAGATACTGGTACAAGCGTTGCATTGCTAGAGGCTGGAGGCGAGGGCGATAGCTGGGTTGTTAAAACCCCTGCAGCTGCAGTTGCAATGCTACCCACATCAATTAATAACTATGCATTTCAGACATTACCCCAGAAGGGTTTAAATGGTCGCAGGGGATATCAACCCCGAGGTAAATGCTTGGGTGGATCTTCTGCGATTAATGCCATGATTTATACAAGAGGACATCCTTCGGACTATGACCATTGGGCATCCCTAGGTAATGCGGGTTGGTCTTATAAGGAGTTGCTACCTTACTTTAAGAAAAGTGAAAACAATACCAAATTCAAGAATGAATACCACGGCAATGATGGTCCGTTATCTGTATCAACTCTGCAGTCACATAATCCTTTTCAGCAAATCTATTTAAACGCGGCAAAGGAAGCCGGCTTTCCAGTCACTGAAGACTTCAATGGTGCTGAACAAGAGGGTCTAGGAATTTACCAAGTCACCCATAAAAATGGTGAGCGTTGGAGTGCAGCGCGTGGCTATTTACATCCACATATGGGTAAACGCTCAAATCTCAATGTTCAAACTGGAGTTCAGGTTGAGCGTATTTTGTTTGAAGGAAAAAAAGCAATCGGTGTCGCGTATACGCAGGGCGGAAAACAGCACATCACACGTGCCAATAAAGAAGTTATCTTATGTGCTGGAGCTTTTCATTCGCCGCAATTATTAATGGTTTCGGGCGTAGGACCTAAAGAGCAATTAAATCAGCTTGGCATACCGGTAGTGCACGATCTACCGGGGGTGGGTCAAAACTTGCAAGACCATCCAGACTTTATCTTTGGGTACTCAGCTAATAGTCTGGATCTGATTGGCATTTCTTTGGGTGGCACCGTTAAGTTGGCCGGTGAAATTGTCAAGTACGTCCGTTCACGCCAAGGCATGATCGCCACTAACTTCGCAGAGGCGGGCGGTTTTCTGAAAACGGATCCCACTCTTGCGGCACCTGACGTGCAGTTGCATTTTGTAGTCAGCCTAGTAGAGGACCATGCCCGTAAATTGCATATGGCTCATGGCTACTCATGCCATGTTTGCGTTCTCAGACCAAAGAGTCGAGGGCAAGTGACATTAGCAACTGCGAGTATGAAAGATGCACCATTCATAGATCCTGGCTTTTTAGAGGAAGAGGATGATCTTGAAACACTGGTTAAGGGTTATCAATTAACTAAAAGATTGATGGATGCCCCTACGTTTACAAAGATACGCAAGCAAGATGTCTTTACGCCGAATGTAAAAACGGACGACGACATTCGGAAGATTATTCGGGGGAGGGCGGATACCGTTTATCACCCGGTGGGCACCTGCAAAATGGGCAATGACCCAATGGCTGTAGTGGACTCAACTCTTAAAGTTCATGGCATTGAAAGCCTACGCGTAGTCGACGCATCCATCATGCCAACCCTGGTCGGCGGCAATACCAACGCCCCAGTTATCGCTATAGCTGAAAAAGCAATAGATCTCATTCGGGCAGATCGCTAA
- a CDS encoding enoyl-CoA hydratase yields the protein MINHQLTDGILKILLNRPEKKNAFTNAMYRELTQILSEGDQNPHVKVMLISGAGNAFSAGNDIADFMKSPITHEDAPPINLLKVLASLSKPLIAAVDGVAVGIGATLLFHCDLVYAQKDARFIFPFVSLGLVPEGAVSLLLPRLVGHQKASEILLFGEPISADDAQGIGFVNKVISESSALPYAEQRAKKLTALSSGSILRTKSLLKGSELKAAVLHQIDVEGRLFIDRLHSPAAKEALTAFLEKRAPNFEGLD from the coding sequence ATGATTAATCATCAACTAACGGACGGTATTCTTAAGATATTACTAAACCGCCCCGAGAAGAAGAATGCATTTACCAACGCGATGTATCGCGAGCTGACGCAGATACTTTCTGAGGGCGATCAGAATCCTCATGTAAAGGTAATGTTGATTTCTGGCGCTGGGAATGCCTTCTCCGCCGGGAATGATATTGCTGATTTCATGAAATCACCCATTACCCATGAAGATGCCCCGCCGATTAATTTATTAAAGGTACTTGCGAGCCTTAGCAAACCATTGATTGCAGCGGTAGATGGCGTGGCAGTTGGTATCGGCGCAACACTCCTGTTTCATTGTGATTTAGTCTATGCCCAAAAGGATGCTCGTTTTATCTTTCCTTTTGTCTCGCTAGGATTGGTCCCTGAGGGTGCTGTTTCTTTGCTACTGCCTCGTCTCGTTGGCCATCAAAAAGCATCAGAGATATTGCTTTTCGGTGAACCCATCAGCGCAGATGATGCCCAGGGGATTGGATTCGTAAACAAGGTGATTTCAGAGTCGTCCGCATTGCCTTATGCGGAGCAAAGAGCCAAGAAGCTCACCGCTCTCTCCTCGGGCTCTATTTTGCGAACCAAGTCCTTATTAAAAGGTAGTGAACTGAAGGCTGCGGTACTTCATCAGATTGATGTAGAGGGAAGACTCTTCATTGATAGACTTCATAGCCCAGCAGCTAAAGAAGCACTTACTGCATTTTTAGAAAAACGTGCCCCCAATTTTGAGGGCTTAGATTAG
- a CDS encoding nitronate monooxygenase family protein, translated as MSNQPLPEVLRKHLAEGNLPVIAAPLFIVSNPKLLIAQCKAGVIGSMPALNARPAEQLEEWLIEITTALEAYNREHPEKPAAPFAINQIVHKSNDRLEHDMALCVKYKVPIIITSLGAREEINIAAHSYGGIVLHDIINNAFAKKAIEKGADGLIAVAAGAGGHAGIKSPFALIQEIREWFKGPLVLSGSIATGGAILAAQAIGADYAYIGSAFIATEEARASDDYKQAVVDCNSDDIILSNLFTGVSGNYLAPSIRNAGLDPENLPESDPSKMNFGGAAQKAWKDIWGCGQGIGAVKAVTPTAQFVARLKAEYDQTKTDLLKGSA; from the coding sequence ATGAGCAATCAACCTCTTCCAGAAGTTTTACGCAAACATTTGGCGGAGGGTAATTTACCCGTCATTGCTGCACCCCTTTTTATTGTTAGCAATCCCAAATTGCTCATTGCCCAGTGCAAAGCAGGTGTGATTGGCTCTATGCCTGCCCTAAACGCTAGGCCGGCTGAACAGCTTGAGGAATGGTTAATTGAAATTACTACTGCATTAGAGGCGTATAACCGAGAGCATCCGGAAAAGCCTGCTGCGCCTTTTGCCATCAATCAAATTGTGCATAAGAGCAATGACCGTCTTGAGCACGACATGGCCTTATGCGTCAAATATAAGGTACCCATCATCATCACTTCTCTCGGTGCACGTGAAGAAATCAATATCGCCGCACATAGCTATGGCGGCATCGTGTTACACGACATCATCAATAATGCTTTTGCCAAAAAAGCAATCGAAAAAGGGGCTGATGGCTTAATTGCTGTTGCGGCTGGTGCCGGCGGACATGCCGGAATTAAAAGTCCATTTGCATTGATACAAGAAATTCGGGAATGGTTTAAAGGTCCGCTGGTTCTTAGCGGCTCCATTGCTACTGGTGGTGCGATCTTAGCTGCTCAGGCCATCGGTGCTGACTATGCTTATATAGGTTCAGCGTTCATTGCTACTGAAGAAGCTCGTGCGAGCGATGACTACAAACAAGCGGTGGTCGACTGCAACTCAGACGATATTATCTTGAGTAACTTATTTACCGGCGTATCTGGAAACTACTTGGCACCGTCAATACGGAATGCTGGCTTAGACCCAGAAAATCTTCCTGAGAGTGATCCAAGTAAGATGAACTTTGGTGGTGCAGCTCAGAAAGCCTGGAAAGATATCTGGGGCTGCGGCCAAGGTATTGGGGCAGTTAAGGCAGTTACACCTACAGCGCAGTTCGTTGCTCGTTTAAAAGCTGAATACGATCAGACTAAAACCGATTTGCTCAAAGGCTCTGCATAA
- a CDS encoding DUF2147 domain-containing protein, producing the protein MIKKQLVLSACLFGLVAGNTYAQATDPAIGVWKTIDDKTNEPSSLIKIEEVNGKLEGTIIKTFPKPNEKPLVYCTLCKDDRKDKPILGMRIMTDLKRDKPGAWSDGRILDPEEGEIYRVKVTTEDGKKMDVRGYIGVPLLGRTQVWYKAEQ; encoded by the coding sequence ATGATCAAGAAGCAATTAGTTCTATCGGCCTGCCTTTTTGGTCTGGTAGCTGGAAATACATATGCTCAAGCCACCGACCCAGCAATTGGGGTCTGGAAAACGATTGATGACAAGACCAATGAGCCCTCTTCTTTAATCAAGATTGAAGAAGTGAACGGCAAGCTTGAGGGAACCATCATTAAAACTTTCCCCAAGCCTAATGAAAAGCCTTTGGTGTATTGCACACTGTGTAAAGATGATCGTAAAGATAAACCCATTCTTGGAATGAGGATCATGACTGATCTAAAACGAGATAAACCAGGGGCCTGGTCAGACGGCAGAATTTTGGATCCTGAAGAAGGCGAAATCTATCGCGTCAAAGTCACGACTGAAGATGGTAAAAAGATGGATGTCCGTGGCTATATTGGCGTTCCATTGCTAGGTCGTACCCAGGTTTGGTACAAAGCTGAGCAGTAA